One stretch of Comamonas testosteroni DNA includes these proteins:
- a CDS encoding acyl-CoA dehydrogenase family protein yields MSANDKSQMHALAQAVRAAAHPVPDRHGANFYATDPELQSLLALYLPADLLAHLQPYLQRMGELAGGRIDELAGIADRNPPTLEHRSRAGQDSQRIIKHPAYEELERIAYGEFGLQAISHREDMLGWSGKMPPIVKYALTFLFVQSEFGLCCPLSMTDSLTRTLKKYGTPELVDKYLPQLLSLDWESQAQGAMFMTEQAAGSDIANTLTMAAPQADGSWLLSGDKWFCSNPDAEFAMVLARVEGGAPGMKGISLFLLPRSLDDGSTNRYRIIRLKDKLGTKSMASGEIRMDGAVAYLVGEQGRGFVQMADMVNNSRLSNGVRSAGMMRRAVAEAEFIAHERIAFGKRLEQMPLMQRQLDKLRVPAEQARTMVFQTAQTLMRSDAGQPDAYALLRILTPLIKFRACRDARKVTGDAMEVRGGCGYIEEWSDPRLVRDAHLGSIWEGTSNIVALDVIRAIRREGSLPVLQQYLHGLLEHARLVPGYRQALEDALARASTLAHRAAQDGGEVLARQAATALYNCTTAIAMAWEAAQTGSAERLRLSQLVLLHRVLPRDPLVDAAAVPVQWLE; encoded by the coding sequence ATGTCCGCCAACGATAAGAGTCAGATGCACGCCTTGGCCCAGGCTGTCCGCGCTGCGGCACATCCCGTGCCTGATCGCCACGGTGCCAATTTCTACGCCACCGATCCTGAGTTGCAGTCGCTGCTGGCGCTTTATCTGCCAGCCGATCTGCTGGCCCATCTGCAGCCCTATCTGCAGCGAATGGGTGAGCTGGCCGGTGGGCGCATCGACGAGCTGGCCGGCATTGCCGACAGGAATCCGCCCACGCTCGAACACCGCAGCCGCGCCGGCCAGGACAGCCAGCGCATCATCAAGCATCCAGCCTATGAAGAGCTTGAGCGCATCGCCTACGGAGAGTTCGGCCTGCAGGCCATCTCGCACCGGGAAGACATGCTGGGCTGGAGCGGCAAGATGCCGCCCATCGTCAAGTACGCACTGACCTTTCTGTTTGTGCAGTCCGAGTTCGGCCTGTGCTGCCCGTTGTCCATGACCGACTCGCTGACGCGCACGCTCAAGAAGTACGGTACCCCCGAGCTGGTGGACAAGTATTTGCCTCAGCTGCTCTCGCTGGATTGGGAAAGCCAGGCCCAGGGCGCGATGTTCATGACCGAGCAGGCCGCAGGCTCGGACATCGCCAACACGCTGACTATGGCGGCCCCGCAGGCCGACGGCTCCTGGCTTCTCTCCGGCGACAAGTGGTTCTGCTCCAACCCCGATGCCGAGTTCGCCATGGTGCTGGCTCGTGTGGAGGGCGGGGCGCCGGGAATGAAGGGCATCTCGCTGTTTCTGCTGCCGCGTTCCCTGGACGATGGCAGCACCAACCGCTACCGCATCATCCGTCTCAAGGACAAGCTGGGCACCAAGTCCATGGCCAGCGGCGAGATCCGTATGGACGGCGCCGTGGCCTATCTCGTGGGCGAGCAGGGCAGGGGCTTTGTGCAGATGGCCGACATGGTCAACAACTCGCGTTTGTCCAACGGTGTGCGCTCCGCCGGCATGATGCGCCGCGCTGTGGCCGAGGCCGAATTCATCGCCCATGAACGCATTGCCTTTGGCAAGCGTCTGGAGCAGATGCCGCTGATGCAGCGCCAGTTGGACAAGCTGCGCGTGCCCGCCGAGCAGGCGCGCACCATGGTGTTCCAGACCGCGCAGACGCTGATGCGCTCCGACGCGGGCCAGCCGGATGCCTATGCCTTGCTACGCATCCTGACGCCGTTGATCAAGTTCCGCGCCTGCCGCGATGCACGCAAGGTCACTGGCGATGCGATGGAAGTGCGCGGCGGCTGCGGCTATATCGAGGAGTGGAGCGATCCGCGCCTGGTGCGCGATGCCCACCTGGGCTCCATCTGGGAAGGTACAAGCAATATCGTCGCGCTGGACGTGATCCGCGCCATCAGGCGCGAAGGCTCGTTGCCTGTGCTGCAGCAGTATCTGCATGGCCTTCTCGAGCATGCCCGTCTGGTGCCCGGTTACCGCCAGGCGCTGGAAGATGCATTGGCCCGTGCCAGCACCCTGGCCCATAGGGCCGCTCAGGACGGCGGCGAAGTGCTGGCCCGTCAGGCCGCCACAGCTCTGTACAACTGCACCACGGCCATCGCCATGGCCTGGGAAGCCGCACAGACCGGCTCGGCCGAGCGCCTGCGCCTGTCGCAACTGGTGCTGCTGCACCGTGTGCTGCCGCGCGATCCGCTGGTCGATGCGGCTGCCGTGCCGGTGCAGTGGCTGGAGTGA
- a CDS encoding LysR family transcriptional regulator produces the protein MELRLLHYFVTLAEELHFSRAAQRLSISQPPLSVAIKQLEQELQAQLFERSSKGVRLTAAGEHLLDKARQLLALSQQAAQETRDVAQGTRGHLRLGFVGSSLYRGLPQALERFQHDHPLVRVDMLEANSAEQVLDLQQMRLDMALVHSIQPPEGIASRLLMEEPFVVCLPDHHPLHASAAIDLAELKNDRLILFSSLVSPTYHQRIYEMCLAHGFAPEVRHEVRHWLSVISLVSLGQGVALVPQALTRVGMPRLVFRPLRGSHPSSEMLAMWRRTPANPLVQALLACLQQAVIEL, from the coding sequence ATGGAACTGAGGCTGCTGCACTACTTCGTCACCCTCGCCGAAGAGCTTCATTTCAGCCGTGCGGCCCAGCGGCTGTCGATCTCCCAGCCCCCGCTGTCCGTGGCCATCAAGCAGTTGGAGCAGGAGCTGCAGGCCCAGTTGTTCGAGCGCAGCAGCAAGGGCGTACGGCTGACTGCGGCCGGTGAACATCTGCTGGACAAGGCGCGCCAGCTATTGGCTCTGAGTCAGCAGGCCGCACAGGAAACGCGCGACGTGGCCCAGGGCACGCGCGGCCATCTGCGCCTGGGCTTTGTGGGATCGAGCCTGTACCGCGGCTTGCCACAGGCGCTGGAGCGGTTCCAGCACGACCACCCCCTGGTGCGCGTTGACATGCTGGAGGCCAACAGCGCAGAGCAAGTCCTGGACCTGCAGCAAATGCGGCTGGACATGGCCCTGGTCCACTCCATACAACCTCCCGAAGGCATTGCCAGCCGGCTGCTGATGGAAGAGCCTTTCGTGGTCTGCCTGCCCGACCACCACCCGCTGCACGCCAGCGCCGCCATCGATCTGGCCGAACTCAAAAACGACCGCCTGATCCTGTTCTCCAGCCTGGTCTCGCCCACCTATCACCAGCGCATCTACGAGATGTGCCTGGCCCATGGCTTTGCACCCGAAGTACGCCACGAGGTACGACACTGGCTGTCGGTGATCTCGCTGGTTTCGCTGGGTCAGGGCGTGGCCCTGGTGCCCCAGGCGCTGACGCGCGTTGGCATGCCGCGCCTGGTGTTTCGTCCGCTCAGAGGCTCGCACCCATCTTCGGAGATGCTGGCCATGTGGCGTCGTACGCCGGCCAATCCGCTGGTGCAGGCATTGCTGGCCTGCCTTCAGCAGGCGGTGATAGAACTATGA
- a CDS encoding aspartate/glutamate racemase family protein → MRILIVNVNTTESMTHAIGMQARKVAAPGTEIVALTPRFGAESVEGNFESYLAAVGVMDAVMSYGQPFDAVIQAGYGEHGREGLQELLDVPVVDITEAAATAAMFLGHKYSVVTTLDRAVPLIEDRLKLAGLDERCASVRASGMAVLELETQPERAVEAIVRQAGLAVSEDHAEVICLGCGGMAELDAKIRELTGVPVVDGVAAAVTIAESLVRLGLSTSKVRTYAPPRAKRVTGFPFASQVAG, encoded by the coding sequence ATGCGCATTTTGATCGTGAACGTGAACACCACCGAGTCGATGACCCATGCGATTGGCATGCAAGCTCGGAAAGTTGCTGCGCCTGGAACAGAGATAGTCGCGCTGACCCCGCGCTTTGGCGCCGAATCGGTCGAGGGTAATTTTGAGAGCTATCTTGCCGCAGTCGGTGTCATGGATGCAGTGATGAGCTATGGACAACCCTTTGATGCAGTCATTCAAGCCGGCTACGGTGAACATGGCCGCGAGGGCCTGCAGGAGTTGCTGGACGTTCCCGTGGTGGACATCACCGAGGCGGCGGCCACTGCGGCCATGTTCCTGGGCCACAAATACTCGGTGGTCACGACGCTGGATCGCGCTGTGCCATTGATCGAGGACCGACTCAAGCTTGCTGGCCTGGACGAGCGCTGTGCATCGGTTCGCGCCAGCGGCATGGCTGTGTTGGAGTTGGAAACTCAACCCGAGCGCGCGGTTGAAGCGATTGTTCGTCAAGCGGGCCTTGCCGTCAGCGAAGACCATGCTGAAGTCATTTGCCTCGGCTGTGGAGGCATGGCCGAACTGGATGCCAAGATCCGTGAACTGACCGGTGTACCAGTGGTCGATGGAGTAGCTGCGGCCGTGACCATTGCCGAGTCGCTCGTGCGCCTGGGCCTGAGCACCTCCAAGGTCCGTACCTACGCTCCCCCCCGGGCCAAGCGCGTGACCGGCTTCCCATTCGCTAGCCAAGTCGCAGGATGA
- a CDS encoding NCS1 family nucleobase:cation symporter-1 has translation MASSAEMRSWQRGSTEHPDGRRHMNNLVLDTHGESLNPGANTTSPKRDKGLPAGVSPALYNHDLAPTSKEGRTWGSYSLFTLWANDVHSLGNYAFAIGLFTLGLGGHQILMALLLGAAFLFVLLSLSGFMGTRTGIPFPVMSRISFGTRGAQIPALIRGGVAIAWFGIQTYLASMVLDVMLITLFPGLQSLKEQVVLGLPLLGWLSFSILWIVQVLIACWGMESIRKYEAFAGPVILLTFIALAGWIFYSAKWTLHWSAPFESSGKAMWLQILGAASLWVAIYGTFVLNFCDFTRAATSSSAVVKGNFWGIPINMLIFGLIVVILTGGQLAIDGTLIQSPTDIVQNIPNKPLLMLASLSLLILTIAVNLMANFVAPALALANLMPRHLNFRRAALVSAVLGFVILPWNLYNSPLVIVYFLGGLGSFLGPLFGIVMADYWLIRKQRVNVPALYTQDPAGPYHYRNGVNPKAIQALIPSSLISLLFAFLPTLQSLSQFSWFIAAGLGALFYWMLAPKGLAYEDQDGEAISVASAKH, from the coding sequence ATGGCCTCCTCAGCCGAAATGAGGTCATGGCAAAGGGGCTCCACGGAACACCCTGATGGAAGGCGGCATATGAACAACCTAGTACTGGACACCCATGGTGAGTCACTAAACCCGGGGGCCAACACCACAAGCCCAAAGCGAGATAAAGGCTTGCCGGCCGGAGTTTCTCCGGCGCTGTACAACCACGATCTGGCACCAACCTCAAAAGAGGGGCGTACCTGGGGGAGCTACAGTCTGTTCACTCTTTGGGCCAACGATGTACATAGCCTCGGCAACTACGCGTTTGCCATTGGTCTTTTTACGCTTGGGCTGGGAGGGCATCAGATCCTGATGGCGCTTCTGCTGGGTGCGGCATTTCTATTCGTGCTGCTGTCCCTCTCGGGCTTTATGGGGACCCGTACAGGGATTCCCTTTCCGGTGATGAGCCGTATCAGCTTTGGTACACGCGGTGCACAGATTCCTGCATTGATCCGCGGCGGAGTCGCTATTGCCTGGTTCGGCATTCAGACCTACCTGGCATCCATGGTCCTCGACGTGATGCTGATCACGCTGTTTCCCGGCTTGCAGTCTCTGAAAGAGCAAGTCGTACTGGGCCTGCCATTGCTGGGTTGGCTCAGCTTTTCCATCTTGTGGATTGTGCAGGTGCTCATTGCCTGCTGGGGCATGGAGAGCATCCGAAAGTACGAGGCCTTTGCCGGACCTGTAATTCTGCTGACGTTCATTGCCTTGGCAGGATGGATCTTCTACAGCGCCAAGTGGACTCTGCACTGGTCCGCCCCTTTTGAAAGCAGCGGCAAAGCCATGTGGCTGCAGATCCTGGGCGCAGCGTCACTGTGGGTAGCCATCTATGGCACCTTCGTGCTGAACTTCTGTGATTTCACACGGGCAGCTACCTCAAGCAGCGCTGTGGTGAAAGGCAATTTCTGGGGCATTCCGATCAATATGCTGATCTTTGGCTTGATCGTCGTCATTCTGACGGGGGGACAACTTGCCATCGACGGCACGCTGATTCAAAGCCCGACCGACATCGTCCAGAACATTCCCAACAAGCCACTGTTGATGTTGGCCAGTCTTTCACTGCTGATCCTGACCATTGCCGTGAACCTGATGGCAAATTTCGTGGCTCCGGCCCTGGCGTTGGCAAACCTCATGCCCAGGCATCTGAACTTCCGCCGGGCAGCTCTTGTCAGTGCAGTTCTCGGTTTCGTGATCCTGCCCTGGAATCTCTACAACTCTCCACTGGTCATCGTCTACTTCCTGGGAGGGCTGGGTTCATTTCTGGGACCGCTGTTCGGCATCGTGATGGCCGACTACTGGCTGATCCGCAAACAGCGCGTGAACGTTCCGGCGCTCTATACACAGGACCCTGCAGGCCCCTATCACTACCGCAATGGCGTCAACCCCAAGGCAATTCAGGCTCTGATTCCTTCATCCCTGATCTCGCTGCTCTTTGCATTCCTGCCGACGCTGCAATCGCTGTCCCAGTTCTCCTGGTTCATCGCAGCCGGACTGGGCGCCTTGTTCTATTGGATGCTTGCACCGAAAGGTCTCGCCTACGAAGACCAGGATGGCGAAGCCATTTCCGTAGCCTCCGCCAAACACTGA
- a CDS encoding GntR family transcriptional regulator produces the protein MSTPVITKTKIAERLIESILTAKLRPGEKLGEQDIADLFQVSRTLVREALMHLQTRGFVEVRSRVGWYVAEPSFEEAQETYAARRVVEPGMLRDAGQPLQATLKRLRKHIAEERKAIACGDAEARSWLLADFHICLAECLGNRFLTSMMVDLSARTTLISDLYQSKTEARVFNDDHAAIVEALAAGDNLRAEQLMIAHIDALASRLDESLIGRRGARNRLRSILAPEDSSSAK, from the coding sequence ATGAGTACTCCAGTCATCACCAAAACCAAGATCGCCGAGCGTCTCATAGAGTCGATCCTGACAGCCAAGCTCCGTCCGGGAGAGAAACTTGGTGAACAAGACATTGCGGACTTGTTTCAGGTCAGCCGCACCCTGGTCCGCGAGGCATTGATGCACCTTCAGACCAGGGGGTTTGTGGAGGTCCGCTCCAGGGTGGGCTGGTATGTTGCAGAGCCTTCGTTTGAGGAGGCTCAGGAAACCTATGCAGCGAGGCGCGTCGTTGAGCCAGGCATGCTGCGTGATGCTGGTCAACCCTTGCAGGCAACACTGAAACGCCTGCGCAAGCACATCGCCGAAGAGCGCAAAGCCATTGCCTGTGGGGACGCAGAAGCCCGCAGCTGGTTGCTGGCCGACTTTCATATTTGCTTGGCAGAGTGTCTCGGCAATCGGTTCCTGACTTCTATGATGGTCGATCTCTCGGCACGAACAACTCTGATTTCGGATCTGTACCAGTCGAAGACTGAGGCCAGAGTCTTCAATGACGATCACGCCGCCATTGTTGAAGCGCTGGCGGCTGGAGACAATCTGAGGGCTGAACAATTAATGATTGCTCACATCGATGCATTGGCATCGCGCCTTGATGAAAGCCTGATCGGTCGTCGTGGAGCACGCAACCGACTCCGCTCCATTCTGGCTCCTGAGGATTCGTCTTCAGCCAAATAG
- a CDS encoding GntR family transcriptional regulator — METSLTWSIAESLTKAIVEHRLMPGTKLPEQKLANHFGVSRTLVRQALFQASQNRLIKLEPTRGAFVATPSVDEARQVFAVRRMLEAEMVRNFAAQQTPSRLLELKAHVAAERKAMEANDLGQRTEQLGDFHVRMAELMGNEVLAQLLGELISRCALITLMYQSASAAEHSHEEHADIVTALAAGDAEHAVQLMQLHLDHVEAGLTFDRDLPTNDLSMALSSVSL, encoded by the coding sequence ATGGAAACCTCACTCACCTGGTCCATTGCAGAAAGTCTGACCAAAGCAATTGTTGAACATCGACTGATGCCCGGCACCAAGTTGCCGGAACAGAAGCTGGCCAATCATTTTGGTGTTTCCCGCACTCTGGTCCGCCAGGCTTTGTTTCAGGCATCACAGAACCGGCTGATCAAGCTTGAGCCCACGCGCGGTGCCTTTGTGGCAACGCCTTCGGTGGACGAGGCACGCCAGGTGTTTGCCGTGCGCCGCATGCTCGAAGCCGAAATGGTGCGCAATTTCGCCGCTCAGCAGACACCCTCCCGCTTGTTGGAGCTCAAAGCGCATGTGGCTGCTGAAAGGAAGGCCATGGAAGCCAATGACCTGGGCCAGCGCACCGAGCAGCTGGGCGACTTCCACGTGCGCATGGCCGAACTCATGGGCAACGAGGTGCTGGCCCAGCTGCTGGGCGAGCTGATTTCCCGCTGCGCATTGATCACCCTGATGTACCAGTCTGCATCGGCGGCCGAGCATTCGCACGAAGAACATGCCGACATCGTGACCGCCCTGGCTGCGGGCGATGCCGAACATGCGGTGCAGCTGATGCAGCTGCACCTGGACCACGTGGAAGCAGGCCTGACCTTCGACCGCGATTTGCCAACGAACGATTTGTCGATGGCACTTTCATCCGTATCCCTATGA
- the puuE gene encoding allantoinase PuuE, whose product MTYDSTASYPRDLIGYGRNTPHPEWPGKARVAVQFVLNYEEGGENHILHGDPGSEQFLSEMFNPASYPARHMSMDGIYEYGSRAGVWRILKEFEKRGLPLTVFGVATALQKHRELAQAFDELGHEVACHGLKWIHYQNVPEEIERAHMQQCVDIFEELYGTGGDHGLGWYTGRDSPNSHRLVADAGRFSYDSDYYGDDLPFWMKVAKSDGTTHKQLIVPYTLDVNDMRFALPQGYSHADPFFQYMKDTFDVLYAEGNASGVNAPKMMSIGMHCRLLGRPGRITALQRFLDHIQKHDNVWVCRRIDLARHWAERFPCNEAVSA is encoded by the coding sequence ATGACTTACGATTCCACCGCCTCCTATCCACGCGACCTGATTGGCTACGGCCGCAACACGCCCCATCCCGAATGGCCCGGCAAAGCCCGCGTGGCCGTTCAGTTTGTGCTGAACTACGAAGAAGGCGGTGAGAACCATATCCTGCATGGCGACCCGGGCAGCGAGCAGTTTCTGTCGGAGATGTTCAATCCCGCCAGCTACCCGGCCCGTCACATGAGCATGGACGGCATCTATGAATACGGCTCGCGCGCCGGCGTCTGGCGCATTCTCAAGGAGTTCGAGAAGCGCGGTCTGCCGCTAACCGTGTTCGGCGTGGCCACGGCGCTGCAAAAGCATCGCGAGCTGGCCCAGGCCTTTGACGAACTCGGTCACGAAGTGGCCTGCCACGGCCTGAAGTGGATTCACTACCAGAACGTGCCCGAGGAGATCGAGCGCGCCCACATGCAGCAATGCGTGGACATCTTTGAAGAGCTGTACGGCACGGGCGGCGACCACGGCCTGGGCTGGTACACCGGCCGCGACAGCCCCAACAGCCACCGCCTGGTGGCCGATGCCGGCCGCTTCAGCTACGACAGCGATTACTACGGCGACGACCTGCCCTTCTGGATGAAGGTCGCCAAGAGCGACGGCACGACGCACAAGCAGCTCATCGTGCCCTACACGCTGGACGTCAACGATATGCGCTTTGCCCTGCCCCAGGGCTACTCGCATGCCGATCCGTTCTTCCAGTACATGAAGGACACATTCGATGTCCTGTACGCCGAGGGCAATGCCAGCGGCGTCAACGCCCCCAAGATGATGAGCATCGGCATGCACTGCCGACTGCTGGGCCGTCCCGGCCGGATTACAGCGCTGCAGCGCTTCCTCGACCACATCCAGAAGCACGACAACGTGTGGGTGTGCCGCCGTATTGATTTGGCTCGTCACTGGGCCGAGCGTTTCCCCTGCAATGAAGCAGTCTCGGCCTGA
- the bfr gene encoding bacterioferritin: protein MQGHPEVVDYLKDLLRGELAARDQYFAHSRIYEDQGFTKLFTRLDHEMQEETQHADALLRRILMLGGRPDMRPKEFTPGETVPEMLRKDLDTEYEVRAGLQQGVALCEQHRDYVSRDILLAQLKDTEEDHAYWLEKQLGLIDKIGLQNYLQSQT from the coding sequence ATGCAAGGTCATCCCGAAGTCGTCGACTACCTCAAGGACCTGCTTCGCGGCGAGCTCGCGGCGCGCGACCAGTATTTCGCCCACTCGCGCATCTATGAAGACCAGGGGTTCACCAAGCTCTTCACGCGCCTGGACCACGAGATGCAGGAAGAAACCCAGCACGCCGATGCACTGCTGCGCCGCATTCTGATGCTGGGCGGCCGCCCCGACATGCGCCCCAAGGAGTTCACGCCCGGCGAGACCGTGCCCGAGATGCTGCGCAAGGACCTGGACACCGAATACGAAGTCCGTGCCGGTCTGCAGCAAGGTGTTGCGCTGTGCGAGCAGCACCGCGACTATGTGAGCCGCGACATCCTGCTGGCCCAGCTCAAGGACACCGAGGAAGACCATGCCTACTGGCTGGAAAAGCAGCTGGGGCTGATCGACAAGATCGGACTGCAGAACTATCTGCAAAGCCAGACCTGA
- a CDS encoding 7-cyano-7-deazaguanine/7-aminomethyl-7-deazaguanine transporter, with the protein MTSAHAVQTQASRVPFYLSVLVAFHIALVIASNYLVQLPITLLGFHSTWGAFSFPFIFLATDLTVRLIGKTAARRVIMRAMLPALVVSYVVGVLFHEGRFNGWEALQSFNGFVFRIALASFAAYVLGQLLDIQVFDRIRQKSHSWWLAPAAASVFGQVLDTAAFFSIAFWHSSDAFMAANWVEIAMVDYVIKLGVSLLLFVPAYGVVLAAIVRSMKVQVTPATAIR; encoded by the coding sequence ATGACATCCGCTCATGCCGTGCAGACGCAAGCGTCGCGTGTGCCGTTTTATCTCTCCGTTCTCGTGGCGTTCCATATCGCCCTGGTCATTGCCAGCAACTACCTGGTACAGCTGCCCATTACGCTGCTGGGCTTTCACAGCACCTGGGGCGCCTTCAGCTTCCCCTTCATCTTTCTGGCCACCGACCTGACCGTGCGCCTGATCGGCAAGACTGCGGCGCGACGCGTCATCATGCGCGCCATGCTCCCAGCGCTTGTGGTGTCCTATGTGGTGGGTGTGCTGTTCCACGAGGGCCGCTTCAATGGCTGGGAAGCGCTGCAAAGCTTCAACGGCTTTGTGTTCCGCATCGCACTGGCCAGCTTTGCCGCCTATGTGCTGGGCCAGTTGCTGGACATTCAGGTCTTCGACCGCATCCGCCAGAAAAGCCATTCCTGGTGGCTGGCTCCGGCGGCTGCGTCGGTGTTCGGCCAGGTGCTGGACACGGCAGCCTTTTTCTCGATCGCCTTCTGGCATAGCTCCGATGCCTTCATGGCGGCCAACTGGGTTGAAATCGCCATGGTCGACTATGTCATCAAGCTGGGGGTGAGTCTGCTGTTGTTTGTTCCCGCCTATGGCGTGGTGCTGGCTGCCATCGTGCGCAGCATGAAGGTGCAGGTCACGCCCGCAACGGCAATCCGCTGA
- a CDS encoding helix-turn-helix domain-containing protein: protein MNSSTAPSFHASPMPLGARAPFGEHLRHWRQHRRLSQQGLALEAEISTRHLSYVETGRAQPSREMVLRLAERLSVPLRERNALLVAAGFAPMYQARPLDHPDLAAARQAVELVLKGHEPSPALAVDRHWNLVAANAVVPLLLDGVAPWLLEPPVNVLRLSLHPEGLGPRLANSAQWRAHLLHRLQQQIAATADSELQMLHDEIAAYPFTKDNDSPLPSPIAVPFELHTHLGTLSFISTITIFGTPVDVTLQELAVESFFPANAETQQALQRLQARRRA, encoded by the coding sequence ATGAACTCCAGCACCGCGCCCTCCTTTCATGCCTCGCCTATGCCACTTGGCGCACGCGCGCCGTTTGGCGAACACCTGCGCCACTGGCGCCAGCACCGCCGGCTGAGCCAGCAAGGACTGGCACTGGAGGCCGAGATCTCGACGCGCCACCTGAGCTATGTGGAAACAGGCCGCGCCCAACCCAGCCGCGAAATGGTGCTGCGCCTGGCCGAACGCCTGTCGGTGCCGCTGCGCGAGCGCAATGCACTACTGGTGGCTGCAGGTTTTGCCCCCATGTACCAGGCCCGCCCCCTGGACCACCCCGATCTGGCGGCCGCGCGCCAAGCCGTGGAGCTGGTACTCAAGGGCCACGAGCCCAGCCCTGCCCTGGCCGTGGACAGACACTGGAACCTGGTGGCCGCCAATGCCGTCGTGCCGCTGCTGCTGGACGGCGTGGCACCCTGGCTGCTGGAGCCACCCGTGAATGTTCTGCGCCTGAGCCTTCACCCCGAGGGGCTGGGTCCACGCCTGGCCAATTCCGCGCAGTGGCGCGCCCATCTGCTGCACCGCCTGCAGCAACAGATCGCGGCCACGGCAGACAGCGAGCTGCAGATGCTTCATGACGAGATTGCAGCCTACCCGTTCACCAAGGACAATGACTCCCCTCTGCCCAGCCCCATCGCCGTCCCCTTCGAATTGCACACCCATCTGGGCACACTGAGCTTCATCAGCACCATCACCATCTTCGGCACGCCCGTGGACGTGACACTGCAGGAGCTGGCCGTCGAATCGTTCTTTCCCGCAAATGCCGAGACACAGCAGGCGCTGCAGCGGCTGCAGGCCCGGCGCAGGGCCTGA